Part of the Cottoperca gobio chromosome 1, fCotGob3.1, whole genome shotgun sequence genome, GTTGACACGGCCATAGAGGTTTATTTTTCCTGCAAAAAGATACACAAAAGgccatgcaaaaaaaaaactgtgatgTTACAGTAAAAATCAAAGAAGACTCATTACTTATTAGCAGTTTCAGcaaaaatattatacatttaaaagtttgAGTGCAGCATCAGCTTTCATTATATTGATCTCATATTGGACGGTCAGCACCTTCACCTGTCCTTACTTTCTTTCTCACTATACTATCAAGtcaagcaaaacaaatattcacaatATGTTAAGTAACTCAGTGAAGCTGGGAAAACATattcatttgtttcctttttacaGTTAAAGGTAAGATTGTCTCTTTGTAGGGACACATATATAATGACTCTAAATCAATGCAAATACAGAACCTGTCTACACCCCTCAGCAtgtctttgcaaagaataataatgattaatgtTGTTGGTTATAACTGCAGAAGCAGAGTAGGAGGTACGGTTCAGCTGTAAAAGCATAAAAATCCCTCCTAACTCACACTGTTCCTGATAAatccaaaccaaaccaaaatgaTCTGGGCCTCACTTTTCTGGAATTACTGCAAGATCTGGAGTTGCAGGCGGGCGCATTGCTTGTACAGCTCTCTGTAGGTTTGCCTGTCGCTGCTGTAGTTGCTGTAGGTTCATTTGTGTGCTTTCTAATAAAGCCTTTCACAGTTCTTTCAGGTATAGGTGGCAGAGGTTTGATGTAGATCACAGAGCTGATGTCATGTTCGTCTCCTTCGTTTTCAGCCGAGTATCTTGACCGTGCAGTGCCTTTGGAGCAGCGGATGTTTTCGTAGATATGAAGGGGCACGCTACAGTCAGCTGCTGTGGATGCAGATGTCGGTGGATCCTGCTCTGGGTGCTGAGTACAAGAGTACCTCTCAGATGTCTTTTTTAACGACTGCACTTCCTTGACTGCACTTCCTCGACAGGCCTGTTGAAAAGAGgaacgttttttttaaatcaccatATAGTGTGCTCTAgatctcactgtgtctctgtactataTCTactcagtaaaacatttatcgTATACAATTAATGGAATCGTTcgacattttaatgaaatgtgtttagcttttttgaaaaagaggaaaatgtcAGCCAAGAGAGGTTGAGCTTAGTTTtgcacatatgataatatcgtTTAAATAATCCAGCACCTTTTAAATCTCACTATCCATtagtgtaaatgtatttacgCCTTTTGGCATTTATGGTTACAGATTCACTTTCTACACCTTCCTACATTTGGATTTGGAGTGAAATTCATCCGCCAAAAGAGgcaaaacgcacaataaacaaagttaaaattagttttacaaattattatttttaataataatttcaaaaatatatttttttattttctatagaTTTCACAATGATATCTTTATAGTGAGTTATTTTGTCCACAGTAATCGTGTAGTGAACATCTGATATCACGACCACTAAATGCAACAGTCCCGTATAACTGACAATAACGAGTAGTTGCGGGTTTTAAAGCAACCTCATGCAAAAACTCCACAGATTCAAAATAAGGAGAAGTTATGGTCTTTTGGAAAGCAGGAAAGGAAACCTGATCGTCGTTAGCTTTGTTTTATTCGGTGTCTAGAAAATCGTCACGTTTCTCTAGGAAGACAGTTGTTCTGTGAACTGATATCCTGACGTGTTGACCTCCGGTTTGTGTCTCATACCTCTGTTTCGTCTGCATAGACAATGTCTGTGCTGTTGAAGCAAACTCGTCGTTGAGGTTTTGAGCTTTCTCTGCGTTTCCTGACGATCATTGCCAGCATCAAAATAATGAGCACAGCAAAAGCCCCAACTGTAGCGTACACGACGGCACCTAACCAAAAACAAGAgagatggctgtgtgtgtgaagtgtcaGTCTCCAGCTGATATGCACGCACCAACTGCACACACCAAATGAAACTCACATGTACTGCTGTTCTGTTCTCCTCCATTAGTGTTCTCTGAGGCTGTAAGGTTGGATAGAATATTACATTCCTAAAGTTTTTCCAtctttgatttatatttgtaaggattcaaatgttatattttcttCCCACCTGTTGAAAGGTCTGCAGGCCTACTGGTGTCCAAACTAGATGTTGATTGTGTTGAGTTGGACATATTCTGATGTGTCCATGTGGGAGAACGTTCAGGTTTGTCAGTTGTCTCAATTGCGACAGCTGCATGGAGGACATTGATGGAAGATGAATTcagatactttacttaagtaaaagtaccaatacaacTATGTAGAAATATTTCATTACAAGTAAAGAATTATTATTAACTAGATGTACTTTCTGAAATAAAGTGCAACAGTAAAATATTGGCAAACAGTAACaaactacttttacttaagtacttttcttaatttgaggtacttgtacttgtacttccaCCCCTATACATTTCACAGACAAATATTGTAACTTTTACTCCATTACTACTAACATGTATTTTACAGTTTAGGTTACCTTGTAGATTCAGattcaaatgaaaaatacaacaataaatgTGTCATATCAATAATATGTTATAGGTTAAGATACAACTGTATTGATCCCTCTGTGccacaatatatatagtatatatatatatatatatatatatactagctgaaatattaaagtgatgaagtgacacaataatgaaacaataactgttatatatattcattgAAATGGACTGTTGTGCATAATGAGTATATCTGACAATGAGAATATCTTTGGTAGAAAATCCAATATTTGAATATAACATTTCAATAAGTAACGTAAAGTAAACTGTCAGATAAAagctgtgcagtaaaaagtcaaatatttatgtgtttatgtgtaaagTAACACACTTaagttaagtacaagtacctcaaactgGACGGGCTGTAAGTagagcacttgagtaaatgtacttagttacattccaccactaatggggaaatgtgtattaatggctgcagagacaaaaaataaaagcgGTCAGAGTACGAATACATCTTAAAGGTATGACTAATAAGATCAGACACAAACCTTCCTTCACAGTAAGCTGTACTTCAATGAAAGTATCATAACCAAGCCTGTCCACTGCACACCAGTATCTCCCACGGTCTGACAGCTGGAGTCTTCTGAAGGTCACAGTGAAGACTCCGTTCCCCGAGTCCACCAGAGCTATCCTCCCCGACTCCGCTCTTGTACCAGACTTTACAGTAACCAGTTTATCTTCACTGCCTTCACATGGATCCTTGCAGaggtatttattgtttttccacGCAAGTCTGTGTGAACACTGGAACGAGACTTCTCCCCCCTCATATCCCTCTACATCGATGTCTGCTCCCTCTATCCCAGCAGCTGCAAAAATTTAATTGGGCATCAAGAGTTAAAGCATCATTCAGTTGTTTAGATAAATAAGCGATGTATGTCATTAATACACTTACCATATAGAAGAGAGTACAAAATAACAATGCTCTTCATTCTCAATGATAAAGGGTCAGCTCTGTAGTTGTTTCTTATTCTGGGTAATCCCTCTAGGCTCAGTACGTTGATTTAAAATCTATCTGTTTAAAACCCTAAACAGTGCACACATGCTTCATCGTGCTCTACTACTACACCACAAACTTGTGCAAATGAAATAAGATCTAGGTAAGCTCTCAACTATCTTCCTTCTTCCTGTGGTTTTGAGTTCATGAGAACGGAAGTCATGGGCTTTAGATATGACAGTAACCCAAGAGAGGAGAAACAAGCGTGGACTAAGGTAAAGTGAGAGGATCTGTGTCTCCGATGCATACCCACACTTAGTTTCAGTGCTATTATTTGTTTCTATctttatgtgtgttttgcaaTAGAGGTGAAAGTAAATcatataatttaaatacaatacatgcaTCACTGATCTACAATAATGTAGTGAATTACACCTGGCTGCTTTTCTTCATATCTACTACTGATATGTTGATGACCAATTCCAATTAAGATCATGTAAATGAAAACCCTTACAGTTCACTTTGGTAGTACTGAAAAGTTGCAGTTGCTTTGGCACAGTTgtaatcaatatttatataataaaaatacatcaaatgatAATATGGGACTCACTTGTAATAATGTATCCCCTAAAGCCGCGACTTTTTTTATCAAGTGGAAAGAAACTGTTTGTGTTGCTCcctaactgctggatgtgtaaataagcaaattCAAATGTTCGACGATATTTTCACAActtgtttcctcttcctccaagtggccaaaaaacatcttgatgacagacatactgtaaataatatatgtttttcaAATACAGAAATGCCACATTATTTGGCAGGGTttaatacatttcactgtgCTTATAGAAATAGTTAGAcaagcttagcttagcataaagactgagaATAACAAAGAAGCTAACTTTGCTCTGTCTAAAAGTAACTGGGAAATGATGTTTTTATACTTTGGTTTTGTACGTATTAAACAAACGAGATGTATCGTTTTCATTAGTGAACTTTAGAGGCCCTGGTGGATTTGGATTCCTTTGACAGAGACGGTTAGCTGGTGCtccctgtttcctgtctttattctaagctaacaggctgctaGTTGTAGCCTTGTGTATATAAACTCTCTGCCAGAAAATGTCAACCTATTAGTTAGACAttgaaatgttgtcttttagTAATAACGTCAGAGGACATCTAAAAGTGAGAAATAATGTTTCCTGTTGCTGGCGAAAAATGCATGTGATCAAAACTCTTACCGAGTGGACCTTTAGTTGCACGGCATGTACTGTCAGTGTGAAAGACAGAATATGACTCTGTTGTTATTTAAAGTACAGATGTCAAACATGGAGACATCTTAGAAGAAAGCAACCCCACACAATTATATGTGAGTCATTGTGGTTGAGTCACTTTTAAGAAAGTGAGTAGTTATAAGACTGCAGTGTGAATGGATGGGTATTCCACTTGTGGggctctttgtttgtctttttcttttatacttCATTTACACAATGAAACTTACAACGGCAGGTTTACCGTTCCAACAACAGTAACAGGGCAATGTAAGCTTGAGGTAGTgcacagaacaaaaaaaaagatataaaaagaaacacaaaccagaTGAAATGAAAATCAATTGCAAATGAAATTCATTGCATAAGGCTCTAGTTTTCACAGCTTTagagtgtgtgcagtgtgtccAGACCAGGACATGAAGACAGCCGTGTTGGGTTTCTGTTTGGCAAATTTGTTAgcaattatatattaaattaagaTTGATTACATACCTTtgacatgaaaacaacacaaacattgcaTTTTCCAAAAGAAGACTTTCCATTGCACCTTTAGGTAACACACCACTTCaatttgtttcctgtttgtgattttaatgtgaCGTAGAAAATTCATGaagcaatgaaaaaaagaaattcacgtattacaaacaaactaaataattgtcatttaacatgttttttatttaattatgatacatttaatgcatacataaaaaggaaacacacattacagtgtATTGTATTCCACTTTATGTCTTTGTTAAACTTGTTTTAATTTAGCCATTTTAAATCTTCCATACAGTTGTTTAGGATATTAACTTCATCCTGGCCCTGTCAACAACAGATTCATTCAGGCAGTACTAGATGTGTCTAACTGAGGCTtattcaatattattattactgaccTTATTCCTATTCTGGAAGAGGAACAGGACAGCAAAGACGTGATGATTATCATTgtaagaaacagaaaatgtacttACAAATTTACAAAAATGAGACATACAAAGTAAGAAAAtgtatagaaatatatttaaacatgtttcaacATACAGATAATAAAGTGAGAATAGCTCAGAGACCGAATAAACCCTGCTCACTCCAGAGTTTTGGGATCGAGTGCCTGATAGACGGCAGTATACTGTCAGCCAATGCAAATACTGGACTCAGGATCAGGACCTGCTTTTAAAGCCAGCAGCCTCATTGCAGCCTGAGAAGAAGCAGCATCTGTATTTTCCTCACAGTAATCAATCTGTAAGTAAATAAGATTAGAGTCATTAGAACAGTCATTAGAGatgaacattttaatcaaattaaaattgGTGAATGCCTAAATGGTCACTCACCTCACTCTTGTTCTGATCTTCTGAAACACATAAGTAACAAGACTCATTAAAGGGGAACACCatctaaataaaaaattaaaataagttatttcCATGCCTAAGAAAGTTCACTCaatgtgtgtgaacatgagCTTCTCCCTCTCAAAACCAGAAAACAGAAAGTCTCACAGAGTCTGGAGCTGCTCCATAGACAATAAATGGGAGACTGATTTTACGGACCCACAgaatgttttttcctttttgtaccCAGATGAGCTTTTTTCTACTGTAATGTTCTCGTTGTGAAACAGAAGATGTTCCCATATAATCAGAACGTTCCTCTGGGTGCTCTCAGTGTCATCTTCAACATCTTTCACAATGCAGTGTCTTTAGAGCAACTCCAGACTTAAAACTTGATGACGTCACACATTTGAGTGTACTCTAGTTTTGGATTTGGGAGAGAGTGGtccatgcatttatttttggactGTTTAGAGTCTAAACAGTccaagaattatatatatatatatatatatatatatatatatatatatatatatatatatatatatataaaaactatataCGATAATTcactgaagaatcaacatcagcttctctccctccccaaCTTCTACtggagcttggaaaagtttcctctgatgagacgccacgcacaaagaatgatgagtctgttcggctcttaaatgtgagcaaacattttctgttaactgtgaacaaaagcagattgagaacctaaatgagcgacagcatctctgtgggcgagttaaaaaatatattacaaagtattcatgttaaaaagctacatttttcaataaatttagtcaattaaagttgataacattttctaactaacgttagttgatgtgttaagtagcccaataacttatttgttttaacaagcttgagatatatccagtGGCGGTTCTGGGGGGCAACAGGGGGCAGTGCCtctgtaacactgagcctggccccccctccgaacgaagattgtacaatatacaaaaagtactgattttgcgACGGTCCAGGCAGCggcgggactttattttgatgggcacaccatgcggccaatcacatgcgaggacagactaggatcatacctttatgtgaaagaaggaaggggggcagatgctccaaagacagcgagccataagagccgaatctttgaaaagagccggaccttCAATCACTAGTATGAAGGTCTGACTCcttaccatgggaacctaaataaaatgtacctcgggttgaatgtgcacctctgacaaaacacttggcctcAGCCAGGCCCCCCCAGTGAtatcaaaagtatgagtggcccagcccttcatatatttttctgtatgtggccctcagtgaaaaaagtttggacacccctagTTTAGACCATAGGAATAACATGTATGAATTTTGAAAATGGTCGTTGTTCTCCTTTGAAACGTGCGTGAGTTctatgttttggttttagatCACACTGTGGAGtaaaagcagtgtgtgtgcgcatgtactgtatgtctatgtgtatgtgtcacCTCACCTGCATTGCCCCGGCAGTGTCCGTAGAATATAAGAGGTATAATGGCACAAACCAGAAGAGCCAGGCTCACCGAAACAATGATGACCACTGTGGCATCTGCAAACAAAAGAGACTTCTTTAATAAGAGtgagaaaaagtcaaaaataaaaataataaaaagacataTATTCTGCTTTCAATAATGttctttaaagtttaaagttaattttacttttaactTCTACATAAATATTCTACTGAACACAAAATATCTCCTGCTTCTTGGAAAGTCCATTGACAAGTTTCCACATCAGATTTGTTGCATATTTGACCGCAAACTGTTTGATCCCCTAAATGATGTCTTGATAGAAGCAGGATATATCTAGACCAGCTCTCCGATTAAAGGGTCCGGGCCCAAGGACTATAGAGTATAACTCCAATAGGTTTCTCAAGACTGTTTAAGTTGGTGACAAGGAGATTTTCCTAGTTTCCAACTTCCTACGTCCAGGAGACTGCCCTGCTTACTCTGATAATACTGCTGACTGAACAGCCCTGAAGTGCGATAGAAAAATCAGCCACGCCTGTTAACGGCAACTCTCCTCTTTGATCTGTGCACTTGGTAATGACAAGGTTTTCTTTAGTGGCTAGGATTAAAGCCCCAGGGGTTCGTTCTTTCCGTTGTCGTTGTCCTTTGTTGCATACTTGTTCTGTTGGTGAGATTTTTTCTGGGTCAGATTCATCTGAAAGGTCTGGGGGGTAGGTGTAGCAGGTGCCCATACAAAAGTCCATCCCTTAGGTCTTAATTTTTCGAGATTGTTTCAGAATATTACTTCGTTGAGGAGGATCAGGATTGATAATTCATCTAGAGGATTTTTGCTATTAATAGTTCTGGCATCAATTTGGACCCGGTTTTTTGTCTGGTGCTTCTTTGTCAGTTATTGTTTTCTCAACATCTTCAGACAACAGGCAGCTcctgttcctgttcctgttcctgttttTTTGCCTTAATCTTCTTGCTTCTTTGGCTTCCTTTTCAACTTCCAGTTCTTAAGGAGTGAACACCGGACACAGGACTTGAATGCAATGGTTGATCCTGGTTTCTCTGGTCCGGGCtctggtttcttttctttacacagACTCCTTACTAAATCCACATCTGCTGCTGAAGTGTATATTCCTCTGAATGGAACCACCAGCATACATACTGTCATGTCCCACTGGGCGTGGCCGCCCTTTCAGCCATCGTGATTTGGCACTTGTAAAATACCATCATGATGCCACAGTTTATGGGGTTAAGATGTAAGGTAGCCCTTTTTGCCCTGACCTTTGCTCCTTGTTTTCCCCAGACATCAAGACCAGTGGTGTAGTAGTGCAGGTCAGTTATTCTGGTCCCTAGTT contains:
- the LOC115007581 gene encoding uncharacterized protein LOC115007581 is translated as MKSIVILYSLLYAAGIEGADIDVEGYEGGEVSFQCSHRLAWKNNKYLCKDPCEGSEDKLVTVKSGTRAESGRIALVDSGNGVFTVTFRRLQLSDRGRYWCAVDRLGYDTFIEVQLTVKEAVAIETTDKPERSPTWTHQNMSNSTQSTSSLDTSRPADLSTASENTNGGEQNSSTCAVVYATVGAFAVLIILMLAMIVRKRRESSKPQRRVCFNSTDIVYADETEACRGSAVKEVQSLKKTSERYSCTQHPEQDPPTSASTAADCSVPLHIYENIRCSKGTARSRYSAENEGDEHDISSVIYIKPLPPIPERTVKGFIRKHTNEPTATTAATGKPTESCTSNAPACNSRSCSNSRKVRPRSFWFGLDLSGTIEHTDTVFSPGCCLIVQLGKNLSVWTECKLGAMGATWISWRTTTTVIITLLQIQALISVKTTVSGVEGQRFDFRCKYENGQQSNAKYFCYDKDCNMSLIQTVKHDQWEKKGRFSLYDNTTGAFFIVSVDKLTSRDSGTYRCGVDVSLSPDHISIIQLNVFQANPPEHLTHFHMTRSPILPKDLKVDKMHLPLFVTAAMCVAAILFICLFTLCLWLAVKHRRSGPRHNREPSSDYETMMPGVRTEPELRCSFSAPDCKDLSALPPLPPDLCSHFTSKYRESTVTLGLGEYVDVDVPKHICQYQDLDLSRLEDHVYHSLQGNSPPKDGPQRVKDHINC